From the genome of Sphingobacterium kitahiroshimense, one region includes:
- a CDS encoding NADH-quinone oxidoreductase subunit A has translation MEQFSANAPIDYLPILFQLIVAAGFGIGTIIITHLIGPKVRTANKLSSFESGIEVVGNARQPFSIKYFLVAILFVIFDVEVIFMYPWAVNFREFGFEGLIQMFIFMAMLLLGFIYVIKKKALSWD, from the coding sequence ATGGAGCAATTTAGTGCGAATGCACCTATTGACTATCTGCCAATTTTATTTCAGCTTATTGTTGCTGCTGGATTTGGTATTGGAACGATCATCATCACACATCTCATTGGCCCAAAAGTAAGAACTGCAAATAAGCTTAGTTCATTTGAGTCGGGTATTGAAGTTGTTGGAAATGCAAGACAGCCCTTCTCGATTAAGTATTTTCTTGTTGCTATTCTGTTTGTCATTTTTGATGTCGAAGTTATCTTTATGTATCCGTGGGCAGTTAATTTTCGAGAATTTGGATTTGAAGGTTTGATCCAGATGTTTATTTTTATGGCCATGTTGCTTTTAGGCTTCATTTATGTCATTAAAAAGAAAGCTTTGAGCTGGGATTAG
- a CDS encoding energy transducer TonB gives MIGSKLDIFKKEWLDVVFQGRNKEYGAYELRKLAPKATNVGLLAVVVAVVLLSLLKLFGGSLFPDKPVEAPPVVTEVTLEDLEEIKPPEPEEEEPLPIEEEKPQQVAMDIPKEDLVRFPEPKVAPAAQVKEEVAAQEEFKDDKKTPARLTLKGSATGSSVARGEFGTKKQDGAITGVKKGDPNGDPDGLISFNAVEVQPLPPGGMAAFMKWVGETYEYPSGALENGIMGVVEVSFVVEKDGSLTDISVKRDLKYGTGDAAVRMLKKAKKWKPGIQNGRPVRVAYTLPIRLNTQNQ, from the coding sequence ATGATTGGGTCAAAATTAGATATTTTTAAAAAGGAATGGCTTGATGTAGTATTTCAAGGCAGAAACAAGGAGTATGGTGCTTACGAGCTTCGTAAGCTTGCTCCTAAAGCTACCAACGTAGGTTTGTTGGCTGTAGTTGTTGCCGTGGTACTATTGAGTCTTCTGAAATTATTTGGAGGTAGCTTATTTCCTGATAAACCTGTTGAAGCCCCTCCAGTTGTTACTGAAGTGACTTTAGAGGATTTGGAGGAAATTAAACCACCTGAACCAGAAGAAGAAGAGCCACTTCCGATTGAGGAGGAGAAGCCTCAGCAAGTGGCGATGGACATACCAAAAGAAGATTTGGTACGTTTTCCAGAACCAAAAGTAGCTCCGGCTGCACAAGTGAAAGAAGAAGTCGCTGCTCAAGAAGAGTTTAAGGATGATAAAAAAACTCCTGCTCGTTTAACTTTAAAAGGTAGCGCAACAGGTTCTTCAGTAGCTCGTGGTGAGTTCGGTACTAAAAAACAAGATGGTGCTATTACAGGTGTTAAGAAAGGTGATCCAAATGGTGATCCAGATGGATTAATTTCCTTCAATGCTGTAGAGGTTCAACCATTGCCTCCTGGAGGTATGGCTGCTTTTATGAAGTGGGTAGGAGAAACTTATGAATATCCTTCTGGCGCTTTAGAAAATGGTATCATGGGTGTAGTTGAGGTATCTTTCGTTGTTGAAAAAGATGGTAGTTTAACAGATATTTCTGTAAAACGCGATCTTAAATACGGAACTGGTGATGCTGCAGTTAGAATGTTGAAAAAAGCTAAGAAATGGAAACCAGGTATTCAAAATGGTCGTCCTGTTCGTGTAGCTTATACATTACCTATTCGCTTAAACACACAAAATCAGTAA
- a CDS encoding MotA/TolQ/ExbB proton channel family protein, with protein sequence MANAPKTSPAAKQESNNSGSFFAQAAIIICFILGYLLWKFVMGSPSNFLDNNPENQPLPGNYLGMVYHAGAVVPVLLGLFFMVWVFSIERFIVIGKASGTGNVGNFVRKVQVLINGGNLDSAIAECDKQKGSVANVIKAGLVKYKSVSADTAVDTEKATIAIQKEIEETTALEMPMLEKNLNVIATLVSIGTLTGLLGTVTGMIKAFSALATGGTPDSAKLANGISEALINTATGIGTSTIAIVMYNILTAKIDKLTYSIDEAGFSIVQTYAANHK encoded by the coding sequence ATGGCAAACGCACCTAAAACAAGTCCTGCTGCAAAACAAGAGAGCAATAATTCAGGTTCTTTCTTTGCACAAGCTGCAATTATCATTTGTTTCATTCTCGGTTACCTTTTATGGAAATTTGTGATGGGTAGTCCTTCAAACTTTCTTGATAATAATCCAGAGAACCAACCTTTACCAGGTAACTATTTAGGAATGGTTTATCACGCAGGTGCTGTAGTACCGGTTTTATTAGGTTTATTCTTCATGGTATGGGTATTCTCTATTGAGCGTTTCATTGTAATTGGAAAAGCTTCTGGAACAGGAAATGTTGGTAATTTCGTAAGAAAAGTACAAGTATTAATTAATGGCGGTAATTTAGATTCAGCTATTGCTGAGTGTGACAAACAAAAAGGTTCTGTTGCAAACGTAATCAAAGCTGGTTTAGTAAAATACAAATCAGTTTCTGCTGATACTGCTGTAGATACTGAGAAAGCAACAATTGCAATTCAAAAAGAGATCGAAGAAACAACAGCATTAGAAATGCCGATGTTAGAGAAAAACTTAAACGTAATCGCTACATTAGTTTCTATCGGTACATTAACAGGTTTATTAGGTACAGTAACAGGTATGATCAAGGCCTTCAGTGCGTTAGCAACAGGTGGTACTCCTGACTCAGCTAAATTAGCAAACGGTATTTCTGAGGCCCTAATCAATACAGCGACAGGTATCGGTACTTCAACAATTGCGATTGTAATGTACAATATCTTAACAGCTAAAATTGATAAATTAACTTATTCAATCGACGAAGCTGGATTCTCAATCGTACAAACATACGCTGCGAACCACAAATAG
- a CDS encoding ExbD/TolR family protein, with translation MAELNQDSGKGGKGGKVRSKKNGGKVDLTAMVDLAFLLITFFMLTTSLNKPQAMDVAMPDKNKIKDEQSEVLTADNRSVTILLGSDNKVSWYYGQVKAPIEGPTVTGFGADGIRKVLIEKKAYVPRVSGGKDVIVIIRPSDMSTQKDLVDILDEMKIVDIKRYMIAKISPEEIDVLKRDNIYND, from the coding sequence ATGGCAGAATTAAATCAAGACAGTGGTAAGGGTGGCAAAGGCGGAAAAGTAAGATCTAAGAAAAACGGTGGTAAAGTCGATTTGACAGCCATGGTAGATTTAGCATTCTTATTAATTACCTTCTTCATGTTAACTACGTCTTTAAATAAACCACAAGCAATGGACGTTGCGATGCCTGATAAAAATAAAATTAAGGATGAACAATCTGAAGTACTAACAGCAGATAACCGTTCCGTAACGATTTTATTAGGATCTGACAACAAAGTTTCTTGGTATTATGGACAGGTAAAAGCACCTATTGAAGGTCCAACGGTTACAGGGTTCGGAGCAGATGGAATACGCAAGGTTTTAATTGAGAAAAAAGCTTACGTTCCTCGTGTTTCTGGCGGAAAAGATGTAATCGTGATTATCAGACCTAGCGATATGTCTACACAAAAAGATCTTGTTGATATTCTTGATGAGATGAAGATTGTAGATATTAAGCGTTATATGATTGCGAAGATTAGTCCTGAAGAAATAGATGTTTTAAAACGTGATAATATTTATAATGACTAA
- a CDS encoding tetratricopeptide repeat protein, with the protein MTNSKLLFSLLLAGSVGTASAQSLKDARAAIETENYGKAKTILQQLVSKQAKVGDNYFYLGQIYLVNDKPDSAAIFFNQGLTADPKSQINNVGLGYIDLLKKDKASAEAKFSAASANLKKKDYEELLEIGRAYIKAPEPDYAKALDYLTQAKAKNAKDAAIPLALGDAYRGLKEASSAYSSYSEATDLDPNSTRAKIGLAVIVRGAQAFDEAVAQLTEITTASPTYAPTYRELAETYNMWSKAPGTSDEKYVELNKKGVEQYKKYLEVNGDNSLEAKIRYADFLVYARQYDELGAVSEELAKNPDVDPKIYRYLAYNAFRNKDYAKASENIQKMFAKMDPLRVIPLDNMYAGLSDVANNKVESGIVFIQKAIDQDKELLAEVAETAFAKYQDQETATAVALFEIIAKYPDTDYYFDSNYYAGEGNYQIGFKKDQESKDEEGNVTDQALKDQAVAAFVKSQAQLTVIENANKPEVLEKYLVPALYYKAFSALGTDNLETPKGDFVAPFEKLIKVINERGTQEKNKAYLIDAYTYIGFFQYSKNEMAKAKASFQEVLKLDPENENAKSYLEGIK; encoded by the coding sequence ATGACAAACAGTAAATTATTATTTAGTCTGTTATTAGCAGGTTCTGTTGGCACAGCAAGTGCACAAAGTTTAAAGGATGCTAGAGCGGCTATTGAAACAGAAAACTACGGTAAAGCAAAAACAATTTTGCAACAATTAGTAAGTAAACAAGCTAAGGTTGGTGATAATTACTTCTATTTAGGTCAGATTTATTTAGTCAATGATAAGCCTGATTCTGCGGCAATTTTCTTCAATCAAGGTTTGACTGCTGATCCAAAATCACAGATTAATAACGTTGGTTTAGGCTACATTGATTTGTTGAAAAAAGATAAGGCTTCGGCTGAAGCTAAATTTTCTGCAGCTAGTGCAAACTTAAAGAAAAAAGATTACGAAGAATTGTTGGAAATTGGTCGTGCTTATATTAAGGCGCCAGAGCCAGACTATGCAAAAGCCTTGGATTATTTAACACAAGCTAAAGCAAAGAATGCTAAAGATGCTGCTATTCCTTTAGCATTGGGAGATGCTTACAGAGGATTGAAGGAAGCAAGTAGCGCTTACTCAAGTTATAGTGAAGCAACTGATTTGGATCCGAATTCAACTCGCGCTAAAATTGGACTTGCAGTAATTGTTCGTGGTGCACAAGCTTTTGATGAGGCAGTTGCTCAATTGACAGAGATTACTACAGCGTCACCTACTTATGCTCCGACTTACCGTGAACTGGCGGAGACTTACAATATGTGGTCAAAAGCACCTGGTACATCTGACGAGAAGTATGTGGAATTAAATAAAAAAGGTGTTGAGCAATATAAAAAGTATTTAGAAGTTAATGGTGATAACTCTTTGGAAGCAAAGATCCGTTATGCCGATTTCTTGGTTTATGCTAGACAATACGATGAGTTAGGAGCAGTTTCTGAAGAATTAGCGAAAAATCCAGATGTAGATCCTAAGATTTATCGTTATTTAGCATACAATGCATTTAGAAATAAAGACTACGCTAAAGCATCTGAGAATATACAAAAGATGTTTGCAAAAATGGATCCTCTACGTGTAATTCCTTTGGATAATATGTATGCAGGTTTATCTGATGTCGCTAATAATAAAGTTGAATCGGGTATTGTATTTATTCAAAAAGCAATTGATCAAGATAAAGAATTGTTAGCAGAAGTTGCTGAAACAGCATTTGCAAAATATCAAGATCAAGAGACTGCAACTGCAGTAGCATTATTTGAGATTATTGCTAAATATCCTGATACTGATTATTACTTCGATTCTAATTATTATGCTGGAGAAGGTAATTACCAAATTGGCTTTAAAAAAGATCAGGAAAGTAAGGATGAGGAAGGTAATGTAACCGATCAAGCTTTAAAAGATCAAGCTGTTGCCGCTTTTGTAAAATCGCAAGCACAGTTAACCGTTATCGAAAATGCGAATAAACCTGAGGTATTAGAAAAATACTTGGTTCCAGCGCTATACTACAAAGCTTTCTCTGCTTTAGGTACGGATAATTTGGAAACTCCAAAAGGTGATTTTGTGGCTCCTTTCGAAAAATTAATTAAAGTTATCAACGAAAGAGGCACACAAGAGAAAAATAAAGCATATTTAATCGATGCTTACACTTATATTGGTTTCTTCCAATACAGTAAAAATGAAATGGCTAAAGCAAAAGCTAGTTTCCAAGAAGTATTGAAATTAGATCCTGAAAATGAGAATGCTAAATCTTATTTAGAAGGTATTAAATAG
- a CDS encoding PstS family phosphate ABC transporter substrate-binding protein, protein MKNSLKIILFSISGVFMLMSCNRNGKQAPTAPSEDILRGKVNVLVDETLYPIIKEQVDVFQSSYSDATIQLLAKPEIKAINALLADTSNVIILTRKLTAAEGKNFKDRKIVPKEYQIGSDAIALINNVSDADTIITLSDVKSLLNGTLKGKYKVVFDNANSSTLRFLKEYLSIDKIDPTAISALENNTDVIKYVSENKGSIGIVGFNWILDMTQKKSELLNKIRTLSVENALGAKKDGLFYKPSQSNISLGVYPFTRPIYVLNYQPNMGLGLGFSAFLTGDRGQRIFLKAGLLPATMPGRDIIIREENSLN, encoded by the coding sequence ATGAAAAACAGCTTAAAAATAATTTTATTTTCAATTTCTGGAGTTTTTATGTTGATGAGTTGTAATCGTAATGGCAAGCAAGCTCCAACAGCTCCCAGTGAGGATATTCTACGAGGTAAAGTAAATGTACTTGTTGATGAGACCTTGTATCCAATCATTAAAGAACAGGTTGATGTATTTCAAAGTTCATACTCAGATGCTACCATACAATTGTTGGCCAAACCTGAAATTAAAGCCATAAATGCGTTATTGGCGGATACTTCAAATGTGATTATTTTAACACGTAAGTTGACAGCTGCTGAGGGGAAAAATTTTAAGGACCGAAAAATTGTTCCAAAGGAATATCAAATAGGGAGTGATGCAATCGCTTTGATAAATAATGTTAGTGATGCAGATACTATCATCACACTTTCTGACGTTAAATCATTGTTAAACGGCACACTTAAAGGTAAGTACAAAGTAGTTTTTGATAATGCAAACTCAAGTACTTTACGATTTTTAAAGGAATATCTATCTATTGATAAAATTGATCCAACAGCGATTTCTGCCTTAGAGAATAATACTGATGTCATCAAATATGTGAGTGAGAATAAAGGAAGTATCGGAATTGTAGGTTTCAACTGGATATTGGATATGACTCAAAAAAAATCTGAATTATTGAATAAAATTCGTACATTGAGCGTAGAAAATGCTTTAGGAGCTAAGAAAGACGGTTTGTTCTACAAACCTTCGCAATCCAATATATCTTTAGGTGTATATCCTTTTACAAGACCTATATATGTATTGAATTATCAGCCGAACATGGGCTTAGGCCTGGGCTTTAGTGCCTTTTTGACAGGAGATAGAGGTCAGCGTATTTTTTTAAAAGCTGGACTTTTACCTGCAACAATGCCAGGACGTGATATTATTATTAGAGAAGAAAACAGTTTAAATTAG
- the nuoE gene encoding complex I 24 kDa subunit family protein, translating to MLSIKNNEYVEFSSTLLNQFAEVVGRFPEGRQKSALLPILHLVQAEFGWLSPDAMDKVAYYLSIEPIEVYEVASFYTMYLLQPQGKYVLEICRTGPCCLVGAERIMSHLEHKLGVKEGEVTADGLFSWRGVECLAACGYGPVLQIGPEYTFYENLTEDRVDQLIDDLSSKTK from the coding sequence ATGCTTAGTATAAAAAATAATGAATATGTTGAATTTTCTTCAACATTGCTAAATCAATTTGCTGAAGTAGTGGGACGTTTTCCGGAAGGGAGACAAAAATCGGCATTGCTTCCTATACTGCATTTAGTACAAGCGGAGTTTGGGTGGTTAAGTCCTGATGCTATGGATAAGGTCGCTTATTATTTAAGTATAGAGCCTATCGAAGTTTATGAAGTTGCTTCTTTTTATACGATGTATCTATTGCAACCACAGGGGAAATATGTTTTGGAAATATGCAGAACTGGTCCCTGTTGCCTGGTCGGAGCGGAACGTATTATGAGCCATCTTGAACATAAATTGGGTGTTAAAGAAGGAGAAGTGACGGCAGATGGATTGTTTTCATGGAGAGGAGTCGAGTGTTTAGCAGCCTGTGGCTATGGGCCTGTCTTACAGATCGGACCTGAATACACTTTCTACGAAAACTTAACCGAAGATCGTGTTGATCAATTAATAGATGATTTAAGCTCAAAAACTAAGTAA
- a CDS encoding NADH-quinone oxidoreductase subunit C, with protein sequence MNKIDNTYLWEKLGSKFGADVSQLADDYDLLTVNVHIDAIHAVLTFLKHDAELQFIHLTDITAVHYPQQKQSFEVVYHLNSLVHNIRIRIKVTIDGQNPEIPTATTIWKGANWMERETYDFYGIQFLGHPDLRRILNVDEMEVYPMRKEYPLEDPNRVDKKDLYFGR encoded by the coding sequence ATGAATAAGATAGATAATACCTATTTGTGGGAGAAGTTAGGGTCTAAATTCGGTGCTGATGTGTCACAATTGGCTGATGACTATGATCTATTAACAGTGAATGTACATATTGATGCTATTCATGCTGTGTTGACTTTTTTGAAACATGATGCGGAATTGCAGTTTATTCACTTGACAGATATTACGGCAGTTCACTATCCGCAGCAGAAACAGTCATTTGAAGTGGTATATCATCTGAATAGCCTCGTGCATAATATTCGGATTCGGATTAAAGTGACGATAGACGGACAAAATCCGGAAATTCCTACGGCTACTACCATTTGGAAAGGTGCAAATTGGATGGAGCGAGAAACGTATGATTTTTATGGTATACAGTTTTTAGGGCATCCAGATTTAAGGAGGATATTAAATGTAGATGAGATGGAGGTTTATCCTATGCGGAAGGAATACCCTTTAGAAGACCCCAACCGTGTAGACAAGAAAGATCTCTATTTTGGACGTTAA
- the nuoF gene encoding NADH-quinone oxidoreductase subunit NuoF: MARKLLLTHIDVPGIQTFDVYRQHGGYRAVEKALKTMSPDDVVEEVKKSGLRGRGGAGFPTGMKWSFLAKPEGVPRYLVCNGDESEPGTFKDRYLMTHIPHALLEGMIVSSYALGAKTSYIYVRGEMMPQIRILERAIEQAKAAGFLGKNILGSGYDLEIYVQPGAGAYICGEETALLESLEGKRGNPRIKPPFPAIAGLYGCPTVVNNVESIAATVPIINDGGEEYAKIGIERSTGTKLISASGNLVKPGVYEIDLGLSVEEFIYSDEYCGGIANGKRLKAVVPGGSSVPILPTNLILKTANGNNRLMTYESLADGGFQTGSSMGSGGFIAFDEDQCIVRNTWNFSRFYHHESCGQCSPCREGTGWMEKVLHKIEMGHGNLSDIELLWDIQRRIEGNTICPLGDAAAWPVAAAIRHFRDEFEWHINHPEDALTRNFGLAHYADPLVPIVS; encoded by the coding sequence ATGGCGCGTAAACTTTTGTTAACACATATTGATGTTCCAGGGATTCAAACTTTTGATGTTTATCGTCAACATGGCGGATATCGTGCGGTTGAAAAAGCACTTAAAACGATGTCCCCTGATGATGTTGTTGAAGAAGTTAAGAAATCAGGTCTTCGTGGAAGAGGAGGAGCTGGTTTTCCTACTGGGATGAAGTGGAGTTTCTTAGCAAAACCGGAGGGTGTTCCTCGTTATTTAGTGTGTAATGGAGATGAATCTGAACCAGGTACTTTCAAGGATCGTTATTTGATGACACATATTCCTCACGCTTTGTTGGAGGGAATGATCGTCTCTAGCTATGCTTTAGGAGCTAAGACTTCTTATATCTATGTTCGAGGTGAAATGATGCCTCAGATCCGTATTCTTGAACGTGCTATTGAGCAGGCGAAAGCTGCAGGTTTTTTGGGTAAGAATATTTTGGGGTCAGGTTATGATTTAGAGATTTATGTACAGCCGGGAGCTGGAGCTTATATCTGTGGTGAAGAGACTGCCTTATTAGAGTCTTTGGAAGGTAAAAGAGGAAATCCGAGAATAAAGCCCCCTTTTCCCGCTATAGCAGGATTATACGGCTGTCCTACAGTAGTCAATAATGTTGAATCGATTGCCGCTACTGTTCCGATTATTAATGATGGTGGAGAAGAATATGCGAAGATCGGTATAGAGCGGAGTACAGGAACAAAATTAATATCGGCCAGTGGAAATCTAGTAAAGCCAGGTGTATATGAGATTGATTTAGGCTTATCTGTAGAAGAATTTATTTATTCAGATGAGTATTGTGGTGGCATCGCAAATGGGAAAAGGTTAAAGGCGGTAGTCCCCGGCGGTTCATCGGTTCCTATTTTACCAACGAATTTAATTTTAAAAACAGCAAATGGCAATAACCGCTTAATGACTTATGAATCATTGGCTGATGGAGGTTTCCAAACAGGAAGTTCCATGGGATCAGGCGGTTTTATTGCTTTCGATGAGGATCAGTGTATTGTGCGCAATACGTGGAATTTTAGTCGTTTTTATCATCACGAGAGTTGTGGACAGTGCTCTCCTTGTAGAGAGGGAACAGGATGGATGGAGAAAGTGTTGCACAAGATCGAGATGGGACATGGCAATTTATCTGATATTGAATTGCTTTGGGATATACAGAGACGTATTGAAGGAAATACGATCTGTCCGTTAGGTGATGCTGCGGCATGGCCAGTGGCTGCGGCCATACGACATTTTAGAGATGAGTTTGAATGGCATATCAATCATCCAGAGGATGCATTGACTCGTAATTTTGGATTGGCGCATTATGCAGATCCTTTAGTACCGATTGTTTCTTAA
- a CDS encoding ExbD/TolR family protein, with translation MGKAKIKRASTSIDMTAMCDVSFLLLSFFVMTSTAKQPEAFEVDTPASTTKDKLPDSNVGIITVGDKGKIFFGATDRDVRVKTLEKMSSRYGVNFSQQDYDQFALMENVGTPMKAIKQVLAMEPSKRLEPGVQNGIPVDSTETLSNELYQWIQTARLAAEEVNKAKEGEKDFVYPGPLKIAIRADATEKYPSINAVIETLRNQKQNKFSFITGLRAEDK, from the coding sequence ATGGGTAAAGCAAAAATAAAAAGAGCCAGTACATCCATTGATATGACCGCGATGTGTGACGTATCATTCTTGCTTCTTTCATTCTTCGTAATGACATCTACAGCGAAACAACCGGAAGCATTCGAGGTTGATACGCCGGCGTCTACCACGAAAGATAAATTACCAGATTCAAACGTAGGTATTATTACGGTTGGGGATAAAGGTAAAATATTTTTTGGTGCGACAGACCGCGATGTTAGGGTTAAAACTTTAGAGAAAATGTCATCAAGATATGGCGTTAACTTTTCTCAACAAGATTACGACCAGTTTGCGTTGATGGAAAATGTCGGTACTCCTATGAAAGCGATCAAGCAAGTGTTGGCAATGGAGCCAAGCAAACGTCTTGAGCCTGGTGTTCAGAATGGTATTCCTGTCGATAGTACAGAAACATTATCTAATGAATTATACCAATGGATACAAACAGCACGTTTAGCTGCAGAAGAGGTAAATAAGGCAAAAGAAGGGGAAAAGGATTTTGTTTATCCAGGACCATTGAAAATTGCTATCAGAGCTGACGCAACGGAAAAGTATCCTTCAATTAATGCGGTAATCGAAACATTACGTAATCAAAAGCAAAATAAATTCAGTTTCATTACTGGTTTACGTGCTGAAGATAAATAA
- a CDS encoding NADH-quinone oxidoreductase subunit B, which produces MSDIKLAKAPPGVEGAGFFATSLDKAIGLARSNSLWPLPFATSCCGIEFMATMGSTYDLARFGAERPSFSPRQADMLLVMGTIAKKMAPVLKQVYMQMAEPRWVIAVGACASSGGIFDTYSVLQGIDEIIPVDVYVPGCPPRPEAILDGVLRLQDIVKNESLNRRNTPEYRALLEKYGIETYE; this is translated from the coding sequence ATGAGCGATATTAAGTTGGCCAAAGCACCTCCGGGAGTTGAGGGCGCTGGTTTTTTTGCCACGAGTTTGGATAAAGCGATTGGTTTGGCGCGTTCAAATTCTTTATGGCCTTTGCCTTTTGCTACTTCTTGTTGTGGGATCGAATTTATGGCTACAATGGGTTCAACATATGATCTTGCTCGTTTTGGCGCAGAAAGACCAAGTTTTTCTCCTCGCCAAGCCGATATGTTATTGGTAATGGGAACCATTGCTAAAAAGATGGCTCCTGTTTTAAAGCAGGTGTATATGCAAATGGCTGAACCTCGTTGGGTGATTGCGGTTGGTGCATGCGCCTCAAGCGGAGGGATTTTTGATACGTATTCTGTCTTACAGGGAATCGATGAAATTATTCCTGTTGATGTATATGTGCCTGGATGTCCGCCGAGGCCAGAAGCAATATTAGACGGCGTCTTACGCTTGCAGGATATTGTTAAAAATGAATCATTGAATAGGAGAAATACACCTGAATACCGCGCTTTATTAGAAAAATACGGAATTGAAACTTATGAATAA
- a CDS encoding NADH-quinone oxidoreductase subunit D, with translation MNDYITKISPNKPVYDDNDPQDELITLNIGPTHPATHGVFQNVVQIDGERIVSGVSTIGYIHRAFEKIAEHRPFYQITPLTDRLNYCSAPINNMGWHMTVEKLLKIEIPKRVQYMRVIVMELARIADHIICNGILGVDTGAFSGFLYVMQEREFIYEIFEEICGARLTTNIGRIGGFERDFNAIAFAKIEEFLKRFPPVLTEFMELFDRNRIFIERTSGIAAVTPEEALDYSWSGPILRATGVDYDIRVQNPYCSYDEFDFDIPVGTKGDVYDRYMVRNEEMWQSLRIIEQALAKIEKEPKGVFHADVPEFYLPPKEQVYTNMEALIYHFKIVMGEVDTPKAEVYHAVEGANGELGFYLVHDGGRTPYRLHFRRPSFVNYQMFAPMSAGMLLSDAILNMSSLNVIAGELDA, from the coding sequence ATGAACGATTATATTACCAAGATATCCCCAAATAAACCTGTTTACGATGATAATGATCCCCAGGATGAGTTGATAACCTTAAATATTGGTCCTACACATCCTGCGACTCATGGTGTATTTCAAAACGTAGTCCAAATTGATGGTGAACGTATTGTTAGCGGTGTTTCAACAATCGGTTATATCCATCGGGCGTTTGAAAAAATTGCTGAACATCGACCATTTTATCAGATTACCCCGCTCACCGATAGATTGAATTATTGTTCTGCCCCCATTAATAATATGGGCTGGCATATGACCGTTGAGAAGTTATTAAAAATAGAAATTCCAAAGCGTGTCCAGTATATGCGGGTTATCGTAATGGAATTGGCTCGTATTGCTGACCATATTATCTGTAACGGTATTCTCGGTGTTGATACGGGGGCATTTTCAGGCTTTTTGTATGTTATGCAGGAGCGGGAGTTTATATATGAAATTTTTGAAGAAATATGTGGAGCCCGTTTAACGACCAACATTGGTCGTATCGGTGGTTTTGAAAGAGACTTTAATGCTATTGCATTTGCAAAGATTGAAGAATTTTTAAAAAGATTTCCTCCGGTTCTGACAGAATTTATGGAGCTATTTGACCGAAACCGAATTTTTATAGAGCGAACATCTGGAATTGCGGCCGTTACGCCGGAAGAAGCTTTAGATTATAGCTGGTCTGGCCCTATTTTACGTGCTACAGGTGTGGATTATGATATTCGTGTTCAAAACCCCTATTGTTCCTATGATGAATTCGATTTTGATATCCCTGTAGGTACAAAAGGAGATGTTTATGATCGCTATATGGTGCGTAATGAAGAAATGTGGCAATCTTTACGCATTATTGAACAGGCTTTAGCTAAAATAGAGAAAGAACCTAAGGGAGTTTTTCATGCTGATGTACCGGAGTTTTATTTACCTCCAAAAGAACAGGTGTACACCAATATGGAAGCATTAATCTATCATTTTAAAATTGTGATGGGAGAAGTCGATACCCCTAAGGCTGAAGTTTACCATGCTGTCGAAGGTGCCAATGGAGAATTAGGATTTTACCTGGTGCACGATGGCGGACGTACCCCTTATCGTTTACATTTCAGAAGGCCTTCCTTTGTCAATTACCAAATGTTTGCTCCGATGAGTGCAGGAATGTTGCTTTCGGATGCGATTCTTAATATGAGTAGTCTTAACGTTATTGCAGGAGAATTAGATGCTTAG